The following proteins come from a genomic window of Shewanella halifaxensis HAW-EB4:
- a CDS encoding AI-2E family transporter, whose translation MRRFENQGVAFKGFAISAFIIVILAGIKAASPIVVPFVLSVFIAVICNPMISWMTRHRAPRGLAVLLLMVFIVMMGLWLASVVGTSINEFSKQLPFYRDQLIEQFSWVVEKLAAFNIQISKEQILAYFDPGVALSMTTNMLSGVGSVMANLFLIILTVVFMLFESNGFSTKMHLALDDPDMRLKQVDRFLNSVNQYMVIKTLVSLGTGLIIGVGLYFIGVDYALLWGVIAFLFNYIPNIGSIIAAIPSVLLAFIQLGPGAAGGVALLYLGTNTIMGNAIEPRYMGKGLGLSTLVVFLSLIFWGWLLGSVGMLLSVPLTMIVKIALESSSGGRWLAVLLGDDVSEEQLQVAKSAASAQEESAELENSQIENSPLESSELKNREK comes from the coding sequence ATGAGACGATTTGAGAATCAAGGCGTAGCATTTAAAGGCTTTGCTATTTCGGCGTTTATCATTGTTATTTTAGCGGGCATTAAGGCGGCGAGCCCGATTGTCGTGCCTTTTGTGCTGTCGGTATTTATCGCCGTGATCTGTAATCCGATGATTAGCTGGATGACCCGTCATCGTGCACCACGTGGTTTAGCTGTGCTGCTGTTGATGGTCTTTATCGTGATGATGGGACTATGGTTAGCCTCGGTGGTTGGCACCTCGATTAATGAGTTCTCTAAACAGTTGCCATTTTATCGCGACCAGTTGATCGAGCAGTTCTCATGGGTTGTTGAGAAGCTCGCCGCGTTTAATATTCAGATCTCTAAAGAGCAGATCTTGGCCTACTTCGACCCTGGTGTGGCACTGTCGATGACCACGAATATGTTGTCAGGCGTGGGGAGCGTGATGGCGAACCTGTTCTTAATCATCTTGACCGTGGTGTTTATGTTGTTTGAGTCCAATGGTTTTTCGACCAAGATGCATTTAGCGTTAGATGATCCTGATATGCGCTTAAAGCAGGTAGACCGTTTCTTGAATTCGGTAAACCAATATATGGTGATCAAGACACTCGTCAGCTTAGGTACTGGCTTGATTATCGGTGTAGGTTTGTACTTTATCGGCGTAGATTATGCCTTGTTATGGGGTGTTATCGCATTCCTGTTTAACTATATTCCAAATATCGGTTCGATTATTGCGGCCATCCCCTCTGTACTACTGGCGTTTATTCAATTAGGCCCTGGCGCCGCTGGTGGAGTCGCACTGCTGTATTTAGGCACAAATACAATTATGGGGAATGCCATTGAGCCTAGATATATGGGCAAAGGCTTAGGTTTATCGACCTTAGTGGTGTTTTTATCGTTAATCTTCTGGGGCTGGTTGTTAGGCTCTGTGGGGATGTTGCTATCGGTGCCACTAACCATGATCGTGAAGATAGCCCTAGAGTCTAGCTCTGGTGGTCGTTGGCTAGCTGTTTTGCTTGGGGATGATGTCTCTGAAGAGCAGCTGCAAGTGGCTAAATCAGCCGCCTCTGCTCAGGAAGAAAGCGCTGAGTTAGAAAACTCTCAGATAGAGAACTCTCCGTTAGAGAGTTCAGAGTTAAAGAATAGAGAAAAGTGA
- the pflA gene encoding pyruvate formate lyase 1-activating protein, giving the protein MAVIGRIHSIESFGTVDGPGIRFITFMQGCLMRCLYCHNRDTWDLHGGKEMKVDDLMSQIISYRPFLEASGGGVTASGGEAILQADFVAELFKACKKEGIHTCLDTNGFVRKHTPIIDELLDNTDLVLLDIKQIDDAKHIVLTNVSNHRTLQFAEYLHKRGQKTWIRYVVVGGYTDDIPSAQALAEFIKPMTNVEKVELLPYHELGKHKWEAMGVDYELNTISPPSTETMEQIKKVFTDMGINAVY; this is encoded by the coding sequence ATGGCAGTTATCGGTCGGATTCATTCAATTGAATCTTTCGGAACAGTAGATGGTCCCGGTATCCGGTTTATCACCTTTATGCAGGGCTGCTTAATGCGCTGTTTATACTGCCATAACCGCGACACTTGGGACTTACACGGTGGTAAAGAAATGAAAGTCGATGACTTAATGAGTCAAATCATTAGTTATCGACCTTTTCTTGAAGCCAGTGGCGGTGGTGTTACCGCAAGTGGCGGAGAAGCGATATTACAAGCTGATTTCGTTGCTGAACTTTTCAAAGCGTGTAAAAAGGAAGGTATTCATACCTGCCTCGATACCAATGGCTTTGTTAGAAAGCACACACCAATTATCGATGAGTTACTCGATAATACAGATTTAGTGTTACTGGATATAAAACAGATTGATGATGCAAAGCATATCGTTCTGACCAATGTCAGTAACCACCGTACGCTACAGTTTGCAGAGTATTTGCATAAGCGTGGGCAAAAAACATGGATTCGATATGTGGTTGTTGGCGGATATACCGACGATATCCCATCAGCACAAGCGCTAGCCGAATTTATAAAACCTATGACTAATGTGGAAAAGGTTGAGTTACTCCCCTACCACGAGCTAGGTAAGCATAAATGGGAAGCGATGGGGGTGGACTATGAGCTTAATACGATCTCACCACCCAGCACCGAAACCATGGAACAGATTAAGAAAGTCTTTACTGATATGGGAATTAACGCGGTTTATTAA
- a CDS encoding putative quinol monooxygenase has translation MTSRVYVLAQFKPKEGKEEELFEVLKALEPDSYREQGCIQYMLTRQISHPSATGNDYPIVFNEIWENAEAWAAHGTRKQIQHFFETQVQAETGLVDDAIVTAYTDEGYHYDSPIYK, from the coding sequence ATGACGAGTCGCGTATACGTTTTAGCTCAGTTTAAACCTAAAGAGGGCAAAGAAGAGGAGCTGTTTGAAGTGCTTAAGGCGCTTGAGCCAGACTCATATCGAGAGCAGGGCTGTATTCAATATATGTTGACCCGCCAAATCAGTCATCCGAGTGCGACAGGTAATGATTACCCGATTGTATTTAATGAAATCTGGGAGAACGCTGAGGCGTGGGCGGCACACGGAACCAGAAAGCAAATTCAGCACTTTTTTGAAACCCAAGTCCAAGCCGAAACAGGTTTAGTGGATGATGCGATTGTCACAGCGTATACCGATGAAGGCTACCATTATGACAGTCCAATCTATAAGTAA
- a CDS encoding class I SAM-dependent methyltransferase, which produces MQLFIEAVKQIELSEDVGRLFHGRGGRFQGCEHLCLDWFSPVLLLTSFKVLESDELDSLCAAIEQRWVELKGDEPLNLVFQYRRGGETHTEIIKGEVPEKHIVTENGACFQVHLLRGQNHGLFLDMRNGRQWVREHSAHKKVLNLFAYTCGFSIAALQGKADEVVNIDMSKGALSIGKQNHLLNDFKVGARFLGHDIFKSWGKLTKLGPYDLIIADPPSNQKGSFVATKDYARLLKRLPELLADDGDMLLCLNAPELSIEFLMNQVKEYSPSLVFCEQLENPAVFEDIDPNKALKVLRYQKS; this is translated from the coding sequence ATGCAGTTATTTATTGAAGCAGTAAAGCAAATAGAGTTATCAGAAGATGTCGGACGGCTATTTCATGGTCGAGGAGGGCGTTTTCAAGGCTGTGAACATCTTTGTCTCGATTGGTTTTCACCGGTGCTACTGTTAACCAGTTTTAAAGTGTTAGAAAGCGATGAGCTAGACAGCTTATGTGCAGCCATTGAGCAACGCTGGGTTGAGCTAAAGGGCGATGAGCCTCTTAATCTTGTGTTTCAATACCGCCGTGGTGGTGAGACTCACACCGAGATCATTAAAGGTGAAGTACCAGAGAAGCACATAGTCACTGAAAATGGTGCATGTTTTCAAGTGCATCTGTTGCGCGGTCAAAACCATGGTTTGTTTCTCGATATGCGCAATGGCCGTCAATGGGTACGTGAACACAGTGCACACAAGAAAGTATTAAATCTGTTTGCTTATACTTGTGGTTTCTCTATAGCTGCGCTGCAGGGAAAGGCGGATGAAGTGGTTAACATCGATATGAGTAAAGGTGCATTGTCGATTGGTAAGCAAAATCATCTACTCAATGATTTCAAAGTCGGCGCGCGTTTTCTGGGGCATGATATCTTTAAGTCATGGGGTAAGCTCACTAAACTTGGCCCATATGACTTGATCATCGCCGATCCGCCTAGTAATCAAAAGGGCAGTTTTGTTGCTACTAAAGATTATGCTCGTTTGTTAAAGCGACTACCAGAGCTTTTGGCGGATGACGGTGACATGCTGCTTTGCTTAAACGCTCCAGAGTTAAGCATAGAGTTTCTAATGAATCAGGTAAAAGAGTACAGCCCAAGTTTGGTATTTTGTGAGCAGCTAGAAAATCCTGCAGTTTTTGAAGATATCGATCCTAACAAAGCTCTAAAAGTGCTACGTTATCAAAAATCTTAA
- the yfbV gene encoding terminus macrodomain insulation protein YfbV gives MSIQVLKTLGEGRRYMKTWPMVRQLSYYFPEYRVMRATKLALPLMPLLAILAAASQLYLHGWSYLPQAITIALFFISLPIQGLLWLGWRSRHPLPLSLLDWGNQLSTKLMQLGVNCRPLGAKACYFDMALILKAAFERLDASYWEEL, from the coding sequence TTGAGCATTCAAGTTCTCAAAACATTGGGCGAAGGTCGTCGTTATATGAAGACCTGGCCTATGGTTCGACAACTCAGTTATTACTTTCCTGAGTATCGCGTCATGCGAGCCACTAAACTGGCATTGCCGTTAATGCCATTATTGGCTATTTTGGCTGCGGCGAGTCAGTTGTACTTGCATGGCTGGAGCTATCTGCCCCAAGCGATAACCATCGCATTGTTCTTTATCAGCTTGCCTATTCAAGGCTTACTCTGGCTCGGTTGGCGTTCTCGCCATCCTTTACCACTCTCTTTACTTGACTGGGGTAACCAGTTATCGACTAAATTAATGCAATTGGGCGTTAATTGTCGGCCGCTAGGCGCTAAAGCGTGTTATTTCGATATGGCGCTAATATTAAAAGCGGCCTTTGAACGCTTAGATGCCAGTTATTGGGAAGAACTCTAG
- a CDS encoding DUF3360 family protein produces MSETVKNEQMEDSEKSYRELHRPASEFETREEYLDNELKIMKPRRWGLNLPGRDFRFEWEDFVPAIAGTIGITVMYSAVMAAWAAGLSERWEHVNLGAEFATQVVRVEMLIPALLFCILSSGFFNPKANLAGNHGPMIPLIGAIALAGAHPLALAILLGVFGLILSYVKGGSRLVNLTSSGVAGGLLVFLGFMGAEGQISSLFDWAGNLQSKHNLDYSLGYVAFFILLANVVLYAVLAKIGKRWLAIPLCSIAAVAMAFGLGAGLDLQFVTEPGIPNLNPVYWWGSTEQGWQLGLPNLEHFIASLPFAILAVAMWSPDFLGHRIFQELNYPKGAEKVLMDVDDTMTTCSLRQIVGTAVGGGNITSSWGTYMIPAATAKRPIPAGAILLGILCIVVAIIGYPMDIAVWQPVMSIALLVGVFLPLLEAGMQMVKDTKSSQSAGICIFAAFVANPVLAWALTMFLDNNGLIGDEERAKTLSVVDRIVIPGLAFVICLAAMLAVGMIPGIPALL; encoded by the coding sequence ATGTCAGAAACAGTGAAAAACGAACAAATGGAAGACTCGGAAAAATCTTACCGAGAGCTTCACCGTCCAGCGTCTGAGTTTGAAACTCGTGAAGAGTACTTAGACAATGAACTAAAAATCATGAAGCCTAGACGTTGGGGCTTAAACCTCCCCGGTCGTGATTTCCGTTTTGAATGGGAAGATTTTGTCCCAGCTATCGCAGGTACTATTGGTATTACCGTAATGTACTCGGCCGTTATGGCAGCTTGGGCTGCGGGTCTTAGCGAAAGATGGGAACATGTTAACCTAGGAGCTGAGTTTGCAACTCAAGTTGTCCGCGTTGAAATGCTTATTCCTGCACTATTATTCTGTATTCTCAGCTCAGGCTTTTTTAACCCAAAAGCTAACTTAGCTGGTAACCATGGCCCGATGATCCCACTTATTGGTGCGATTGCCTTGGCTGGCGCTCACCCATTAGCTCTTGCGATCTTATTGGGAGTGTTCGGTTTAATATTAAGCTATGTAAAAGGTGGTTCTCGCTTAGTCAACCTGACCAGCAGCGGGGTTGCAGGTGGTCTATTAGTCTTCCTTGGCTTTATGGGAGCTGAAGGCCAAATTAGTTCTCTATTTGATTGGGCTGGTAACCTGCAGTCTAAACACAACCTTGATTACAGCTTAGGTTACGTCGCCTTCTTTATCTTGCTTGCCAATGTGGTCTTATATGCCGTTTTAGCAAAAATTGGTAAGCGTTGGTTAGCCATTCCACTGTGCTCTATTGCTGCAGTAGCAATGGCTTTCGGCTTAGGTGCTGGCCTAGATCTACAATTTGTAACTGAGCCTGGCATTCCGAACCTTAACCCTGTGTACTGGTGGGGTTCAACTGAGCAAGGTTGGCAGTTAGGCTTACCTAACCTAGAGCACTTCATTGCTTCTCTACCTTTTGCGATCTTGGCTGTTGCTATGTGGTCTCCTGACTTCTTAGGCCACCGTATCTTCCAAGAGCTTAACTACCCTAAAGGCGCAGAAAAGGTATTAATGGACGTTGATGACACTATGACGACCTGTTCATTGCGTCAAATCGTTGGTACAGCTGTGGGTGGCGGTAACATTACGTCATCTTGGGGAACTTATATGATACCTGCTGCAACGGCAAAACGTCCGATCCCTGCGGGTGCCATTTTACTGGGTATCTTGTGTATCGTCGTCGCTATTATTGGCTATCCTATGGATATCGCTGTATGGCAACCAGTAATGTCTATCGCACTACTTGTTGGCGTATTCTTGCCTCTACTTGAAGCGGGTATGCAGATGGTGAAGGACACTAAGAGCAGCCAATCTGCCGGTATCTGTATTTTTGCCGCTTTTGTTGCCAACCCTGTACTGGCTTGGGCATTAACTATGTTCCTAGACAATAACGGACTGATCGGTGACGAAGAGCGTGCTAAAACACTATCTGTGGTTGATCGTATCGTTATTCCTGGTCTTGCCTTTGTGATCTGTTTAGCTGCTATGCTTGCAGTGGGTATGATCCCAGGTATCCCAGCTCTTTTATAA
- the pflB gene encoding formate C-acetyltransferase, translating into MTEKTEQFATAWEGFTAGDWKTEVNVRDFIQANYTPYEGDESFLAGATEATTELWDKVMVGVKEENRTHAPVDFDTSRVSTITSHEAGYITKDLETIVGLQTEAPLKRAMLPNGGIRMVESSCAAYGRELDADVKYVFSELRKTHNQGVFDIYTPEIMRCRKSGVLTGLPDAYGRGRIIGDYRRVALYGIDFLMADKFAQFTSLQSDFETGENLSYTMQLREEIAEQHKALGQMKKMAASYGFDISLPATNAKEAIQWTYFGYLAAVKSQNGAAMSLGRTSSFLDIFIERDLKNGTLTEQEAQEMVDHFVMKLRMVRFLRTPEYDELFSGDPIWATESIAGMGLDGRTLVTKSSFRFLHTLYNMGPSPEPNITVLWSEQLPLNFKKYAAKVSIDTSSIQYENDDLMRPDFESDDYAIACCVSPMIVGKHMQFFGARANLAKTMLYAINGGVDEKLNAQIGPKSAPITDEVLNYDDVMARLDTMMDWLATQYVSALNAIHFMHDKYSYEAALMALHDRDVRRTMACGIAGLSITADSLAAIKYATVKPIRDENGIAVDFDIEGDYPKFGNNDPRVDDIATELVERFMAKIRAMKMYRDAIPTQSILTITSNVVYGKKTGNTPDGRRAGAPFAPGANPMHGRDEKGAIASLTSVAKLPFAHAQDGISYTFSIVPNALGKDDDARKTNLAALMDGYFAHNDNREGGQHLNVNVMNREMLEDAIVNPDKYPQLTIRVSGYAVRFNSLTPEQQQDVITRTFTKGL; encoded by the coding sequence ATGACCGAAAAAACTGAACAGTTTGCAACCGCGTGGGAAGGTTTCACCGCTGGCGATTGGAAAACTGAAGTCAATGTGCGTGACTTTATTCAAGCTAACTACACTCCTTATGAAGGCGACGAGTCTTTCCTTGCCGGTGCTACTGAAGCAACGACCGAACTTTGGGACAAAGTTATGGTTGGCGTTAAGGAAGAGAACCGCACTCACGCTCCTGTAGATTTTGATACATCTCGCGTATCAACAATCACTTCTCACGAAGCTGGTTACATTACTAAAGATTTAGAAACTATCGTTGGTCTGCAAACAGAAGCTCCGCTTAAGCGCGCTATGTTGCCAAACGGTGGTATTCGTATGGTTGAAAGTTCTTGCGCTGCATACGGCCGTGAACTAGACGCTGACGTAAAATACGTATTCTCAGAGCTACGTAAGACACACAACCAAGGTGTGTTTGATATCTACACTCCAGAAATCATGCGTTGTCGTAAGTCTGGCGTATTGACTGGTTTACCAGATGCATACGGCCGTGGTCGTATCATTGGTGACTACCGTCGTGTTGCGCTATACGGTATTGATTTCCTAATGGCGGACAAGTTTGCTCAGTTCACTTCTCTTCAGTCTGATTTCGAAACTGGCGAAAACTTGTCTTACACTATGCAACTTCGTGAAGAAATTGCTGAGCAGCACAAAGCACTAGGTCAAATGAAGAAGATGGCAGCAAGCTACGGCTTCGACATCTCTTTACCTGCGACTAACGCTAAAGAAGCGATCCAGTGGACTTACTTCGGCTACCTAGCTGCAGTTAAGAGCCAAAACGGTGCGGCTATGTCTTTAGGTCGTACTTCTAGCTTCCTAGATATCTTCATCGAACGCGATCTTAAGAATGGCACATTGACTGAGCAAGAAGCTCAAGAGATGGTTGACCATTTCGTAATGAAGCTACGTATGGTTCGTTTCCTACGTACTCCAGAATACGATGAGCTATTCTCTGGCGACCCAATCTGGGCTACAGAGTCTATCGCTGGTATGGGTCTTGACGGCCGTACACTAGTAACTAAGTCAAGCTTCCGTTTCTTGCACACTCTATACAACATGGGTCCTAGCCCAGAGCCAAACATCACGGTTCTATGGTCAGAGCAACTACCGCTAAACTTCAAGAAGTACGCGGCTAAAGTATCTATCGATACTAGCTCTATCCAATACGAAAACGATGACCTAATGCGTCCAGATTTCGAATCTGACGATTACGCTATCGCATGTTGTGTAAGCCCAATGATCGTGGGTAAGCACATGCAGTTCTTCGGCGCGCGTGCAAACCTTGCTAAGACAATGCTTTACGCAATCAACGGTGGTGTTGACGAGAAACTTAACGCTCAAATCGGTCCTAAGTCTGCGCCAATTACAGACGAAGTATTGAACTACGATGACGTTATGGCTCGTTTAGACACTATGATGGACTGGCTTGCTACACAATATGTGTCTGCACTAAATGCTATCCACTTCATGCACGACAAGTACTCTTATGAAGCAGCTCTTATGGCTCTTCATGACAGAGACGTACGTCGTACTATGGCATGTGGTATCGCAGGTCTTTCTATCACTGCTGACTCACTAGCTGCTATTAAGTACGCAACAGTTAAGCCAATCCGTGATGAAAACGGCATTGCTGTTGACTTCGACATCGAAGGCGACTATCCAAAGTTCGGTAACAACGACCCACGTGTTGACGATATTGCTACTGAATTAGTTGAGCGTTTCATGGCGAAGATCCGTGCTATGAAGATGTACCGTGATGCGATCCCAACACAGTCTATCTTAACCATTACTTCAAACGTAGTTTATGGTAAGAAGACAGGTAACACACCAGATGGTCGCCGCGCTGGTGCACCATTTGCTCCAGGTGCTAACCCAATGCACGGTCGTGATGAGAAAGGCGCAATTGCATCTTTAACATCTGTAGCTAAGCTACCATTTGCTCACGCACAAGACGGTATCTCTTACACATTCTCTATCGTACCTAACGCATTAGGTAAAGATGATGATGCTCGTAAGACAAACCTAGCTGCGCTTATGGATGGTTACTTCGCACACAACGATAACCGTGAAGGTGGTCAACACCTGAACGTTAACGTAATGAACCGTGAAATGCTTGAAGATGCTATTGTTAACCCAGATAAGTATCCACAGTTAACGATCCGTGTTTCTGGTTACGCAGTACGCTTTAACTCTCTAACGCCTGAGCAACAGCAAGACGTTATTACCCGTACCTTTACTAAAGGTCTGTAA
- the pta gene encoding phosphate acetyltransferase: MSRNIMLIPVGTGVGLTSISLGMVRALERHGVKVRFFKPIAQQRPNDNGPERSTTILSKSPTVNPLEPFEMEHAEKLIRADQTDVLMEQIIARATECADDTETLIVEGLVQTRNHPFSSDVNHAIAKALDADIIFVATPGNESATALMNRLEISHNSWGGSENKRLIGAIVNKIGAPVDDEGRARPDLSEVFDHDEMQRPDAASMFQLPGKSPLRILGSVPYNLDLVAPRASDLAKHLSAKIINAGEMNTRRMRKVTFCARSIPNMVTHIKTDSLLVTSGDRSDVIVSACLASMNGVKVGALLLTGGYEPEPQIMELCEQAFETGLPVFLIDTNTWQTALNIQRFDHEVPVDDAVRIELVQEFVASHIDQNWVESITKNSPREHRLSPPAFRYKLTELARAARKTVVLPEGDEPRTIEAAAICAERGIARCVLLGNREEIERIATQQGVVLGDGVEIIDPETSRSRYVEAMVELRRGKGLTEVVAREQLEDNMVLGTMMLAQGEVDGIVSGAVNTTANTIRPPLQLIKTAPGSNLVSSIFFMLMPDQVYIYGDCAINPDPNAEQLADIAIQSAESAIAFGIEPRVAMISYSTGSSGTGSDVDKVREATRIAKEKRPDLIIDGPLQYDAAVMPNVARSKAPDSPVAGQATVFVFPDLNTGNTTYKAVQRSADLISIGPMLQGMRKPVNDLSRGALVDDIVYTIALTAIQAAQNEKA; the protein is encoded by the coding sequence ATGTCTCGTAACATTATGCTCATTCCTGTGGGTACCGGAGTTGGTTTAACATCCATCAGTTTAGGTATGGTACGTGCACTTGAACGCCACGGCGTTAAAGTTCGCTTTTTCAAGCCTATCGCTCAGCAACGTCCAAATGACAACGGCCCAGAGCGTTCAACAACGATTTTGAGCAAGTCTCCTACCGTTAATCCACTCGAGCCATTCGAGATGGAGCACGCTGAGAAGCTTATTCGTGCAGACCAAACTGATGTGTTGATGGAGCAGATCATTGCTCGTGCAACAGAATGTGCTGATGATACAGAAACGTTGATCGTCGAAGGCTTAGTCCAGACTCGTAATCATCCTTTCTCAAGCGATGTAAACCATGCTATCGCAAAGGCACTTGATGCTGACATTATTTTTGTTGCCACTCCAGGTAACGAAAGTGCTACAGCATTGATGAACCGCCTAGAGATTTCTCATAACTCTTGGGGTGGATCTGAAAACAAACGTTTAATTGGTGCAATCGTCAACAAGATTGGCGCACCGGTTGATGACGAAGGTCGTGCACGTCCAGATCTATCAGAAGTATTTGATCATGATGAAATGCAACGTCCAGATGCTGCAAGCATGTTCCAACTTCCTGGCAAGAGCCCACTTCGTATTTTAGGTAGCGTGCCTTACAACTTAGATTTGGTTGCACCACGTGCGTCAGATCTTGCTAAGCACTTAAGCGCTAAAATCATCAACGCCGGTGAGATGAACACTCGCCGTATGCGTAAAGTGACTTTCTGTGCTCGCAGTATTCCGAATATGGTTACCCATATTAAAACTGATTCACTACTTGTGACTTCAGGCGATCGCTCTGATGTTATCGTTTCGGCCTGTCTTGCATCAATGAACGGCGTAAAAGTCGGTGCCTTGCTACTTACTGGTGGTTATGAGCCAGAGCCACAGATCATGGAGCTTTGTGAGCAAGCATTCGAAACGGGTCTACCTGTTTTCTTAATCGATACTAACACTTGGCAGACTGCGCTAAACATCCAGCGTTTTGACCATGAAGTGCCTGTTGATGACGCTGTACGTATTGAACTCGTTCAAGAGTTTGTTGCTAGCCACATCGATCAGAACTGGGTTGAAAGCATCACTAAAAACTCACCTCGTGAACACCGTTTATCACCACCTGCATTCCGTTACAAGCTAACTGAACTTGCTCGTGCGGCGCGTAAGACTGTTGTATTACCTGAAGGTGACGAGCCAAGAACCATCGAAGCCGCTGCCATCTGTGCTGAACGTGGCATTGCACGTTGCGTACTATTAGGTAACCGCGAAGAGATTGAGCGTATCGCAACACAACAAGGTGTAGTGCTAGGCGATGGCGTTGAAATTATCGACCCAGAAACATCACGTAGCCGTTATGTTGAGGCGATGGTTGAACTACGTCGCGGTAAAGGTCTAACTGAAGTTGTTGCCAGAGAGCAACTTGAAGACAACATGGTACTAGGTACTATGATGCTAGCTCAAGGCGAAGTTGACGGTATCGTATCGGGTGCGGTAAACACCACTGCGAATACAATTCGTCCACCACTACAGTTGATTAAGACTGCACCAGGTTCAAACTTAGTGTCTTCTATCTTCTTCATGCTAATGCCTGATCAAGTTTATATCTACGGTGACTGTGCGATTAATCCAGATCCAAATGCTGAGCAGCTAGCCGATATCGCGATTCAATCTGCAGAATCTGCAATTGCATTCGGTATCGAGCCACGCGTAGCGATGATCAGTTACTCGACTGGTAGTTCAGGTACAGGTTCTGACGTAGATAAGGTTCGTGAAGCTACACGCATCGCGAAAGAGAAGCGTCCAGATCTTATCATCGACGGTCCTCTTCAGTATGACGCAGCGGTAATGCCAAACGTTGCTCGCTCAAAAGCGCCTGACAGCCCAGTTGCTGGTCAAGCGACTGTATTCGTATTCCCAGATCTAAACACGGGTAACACGACATACAAAGCGGTACAGCGTAGTGCTGACTTGATCTCTATTGGCCCAATGCTTCAAGGTATGCGTAAGCCAGTAAACGATCTATCTCGTGGTGCATTAGTTGACGATATCGTTTACACGATCGCACTAACTGCAATCCAAGCGGCACAGAACGAAAAAGCTTAA
- the ackA gene encoding acetate kinase, which translates to MSNKLVLVLNCGSSSLKFAVIDAISGDDQISGLAECFGLEDSRIKWKVNGQKSEASLGAFTAHREAVEYIVNDILGAHPEIAAEIQAIGHRVVHGGEKFTHSVIIDESVIHGIEDCATLAPLHNPAHLIGIRAAQASFPALPQVAVFDTAFHQTMPEKAYIYALPYKLYRENAIRRYGMHGTSHLFISREAAAALGKDEADTNIICAHLGNGASVTAIKGGKSVDTSMGLTPLEGLVMGTRCGDVDPSVIFHLVNRLGYTLDEVESVLNKQSGLLGISELTNDCRGIEEGFENGHKGATLALEIFCYRLAKYIASYTVPLERLDAVVFTGGIGENSNLIREKVLNSLAIFNFNVDAERNAAARFGNGGKITTDEGTVAMVIPTNEEWVIAQDAIELIK; encoded by the coding sequence ATGTCAAACAAACTGGTACTGGTGCTTAACTGTGGTAGTTCATCTCTAAAGTTTGCAGTAATTGATGCGATTTCTGGCGATGATCAAATTTCAGGTCTAGCTGAGTGTTTTGGTCTTGAAGATTCAAGAATCAAATGGAAAGTTAACGGCCAGAAGAGTGAAGCTAGCCTAGGTGCTTTTACCGCTCACAGAGAAGCTGTTGAATACATTGTTAACGACATTCTAGGTGCTCACCCAGAAATCGCTGCTGAGATCCAAGCAATTGGTCACCGCGTTGTTCACGGTGGTGAGAAATTCACTCACTCAGTAATTATTGACGAATCTGTTATTCACGGTATTGAAGATTGTGCAACTTTAGCACCACTTCATAACCCAGCACACCTTATCGGTATTCGTGCAGCACAAGCATCTTTCCCAGCTCTACCACAAGTTGCTGTGTTCGATACTGCGTTCCACCAAACTATGCCTGAGAAAGCGTATATCTACGCGCTTCCATACAAGCTATACCGTGAAAATGCTATCCGTCGCTATGGCATGCACGGTACTAGCCACCTATTCATCAGCCGCGAAGCTGCTGCTGCACTAGGAAAAGACGAAGCTGATACCAACATCATCTGTGCTCACCTAGGTAATGGCGCGTCTGTTACTGCGATTAAAGGCGGTAAGAGTGTTGATACTTCTATGGGTCTAACTCCTCTAGAAGGTTTGGTAATGGGTACACGTTGTGGTGACGTTGATCCTTCAGTTATCTTCCATCTAGTTAACCGTCTAGGTTACACATTGGATGAAGTTGAATCTGTACTGAACAAGCAAAGTGGTCTACTAGGTATTTCTGAACTAACTAACGATTGCCGTGGCATCGAAGAAGGTTTCGAAAACGGTCATAAAGGTGCGACATTAGCACTTGAGATCTTCTGTTACCGTCTAGCTAAGTACATCGCTTCTTACACTGTACCACTAGAGCGCCTTGACGCTGTAGTATTCACTGGTGGTATCGGTGAAAACTCTAACCTAATTCGTGAGAAAGTACTTAACTCTCTAGCTATCTTTAACTTCAACGTAGACGCCGAGCGTAACGCTGCAGCTCGTTTCGGTAATGGTGGCAAGATCACGACTGACGAAGGTACTGTTGCTATGGTTATCCCTACTAATGAAGAGTGGGTTATTGCGCAAGACGCAATCGAGCTAATCAAGTAA